AAACCGTGTGTGGGCAAAGATACAATTCCTATCCAATTATTATGTTATGCCACATATTAAATCGGGTATATCATGGAGTATCTCAAGCAATGACGACTATGCATACGTTGAGTTTCTTTTTTCATCCGGGGTAACGGCAACCTTAAAGGAAAAAAATACTTTTCTGGGTTTGATGTATCTTTCTTTTAAATTTTTTGGCGATGAGATCGAGAATACCGCGGCAGACACTCTTTTCCCGGGCAATTCCGGAAAAAATCTTAATAATGAAATCTATCGTGCATCACACACACAGCTCTTCTATCTCGGCCTGTCCTATTTCCGAAAAATCACGCAACGAACTGATTTGTATGTTGCCTATGATTGGGGAGTATATGCTTCGGGATCGGAGGAAACCGGTTTTTCATCTCACAGATTATCTGCCGGTATTGACTGGCATCTGGAAAAATTGTAACCTTTTTATTATTTCTCCCGTAAAATAAAAGGAAAAGAATTGTGGCGTCAGAAAATCAATTGCCCGATTTCCGGGCCCTTGTTTTTCACTATAAAGGCTATGTGTATAATCTGGCCTACAGAATACTGGGAAACAGCGATGACGCCGGTGACGCCGTCCAGGAAACATTTCTGAAACTGTACAAAAACAGAAACAATTATAATAAACAAAAAAACATCAAAAACTGGATCTGCACCATAGCGATCAATGCAAGCAAGGATATTTATCGACAAAAGAAGCGCAGAAAGACCTGGGAATTATTTGACGATACAAAAA
The window above is part of the Chitinivibrionales bacterium genome. Proteins encoded here:
- a CDS encoding sigma-70 family RNA polymerase sigma factor, with the translated sequence MVASENQLPDFRALVFHYKGYVYNLAYRILGNSDDAGDAVQETFLKLYKNRNNYNKQKNIKNWICTIAINASKDIYRQKKRRKTWELFDDTKMPDGGSAPEEGMSDKLFISEILNALSLNQRTAMVLFYIERKTIKDISSIMKRPEPLIKVWLFRSRKLLLEKFGHAFA